Within Mucilaginibacter inviolabilis, the genomic segment CAATATTTAAAATCATTATTTTAATGAATAAAAGCCCCATCCTTTTCTTTGTTATAATGTTGACTTTTTGTTCTTGCAAATCGGTGCAAAATGACCCAACAAATGGTTTTAAAAAATTAGACTTAGGACTATTCCAAATCTCCATTCCAGTCAATTGGAATTATGATGATCCAGGAACACAGGGAGATTCTTTTGTAGGTCAGATTACCGGACCTCATTTAACACTGTCTTTTGATTGTAGTGATATGGGATATGCCAATAATTTAATCAAAACCGAGCAAGAATATTTACTTAGCAGAGATTGGTGGGATCATGGCCTTACTTTTCCTTTTTGGGGAACTGAAACTAAGGTTCATCCTCTTAATCAAATGCAAAAAAACAAATACCCTAAGGCTGATTATATTGCTAACCTAACTTATCAAGGCAAAACCATTTATTTTCCAATTACAATCCCCACCTCTATAAAGTCTCAAAATATTCAGTTAGATAGTAACAGTACATATGTTTTTAAAACCATCTGGCCTAAAGTTCCAGGAAAGGGTATGACAGGAATTTATATACACAGTAGAAAATCATCATTCGATTTTCAAATGAATGGAAATAATCTATCATTAACAGATGAGAAATTAGCCCTTCAAGCCTTTAAAACCATTGTAATTAAAAAATGAAAGTATTAGGTATTATCCCGGCCCGTTACGCGTCATCCCGGTTCCCGGGTAAGCCATTGGTTGATATTGGTGGTAAAAGTATGATACAGCGGGTATACGAGCAGGCCAAAAAATGCAGTGGCCTGAGCGAAGTTATTGTAGCAACCGACGATGACCGCATATTTAACCATGTACTGGCTTTTGGTGGCGTTGCCGTAATGACGGCCGATACACACCAAAGCGGCACCGACCGCTGTGCCGAGGTCGCCTTACTGCACCCGGAGTACGATGTGATCATCAACATACAGGGCGATGAACCATTTATCGACCCCGAACAGATCAGCAAACTAGCCGCTTGCTTTACCGATAAGGAAACCCAACTGGCTACC encodes:
- the kdsB gene encoding 3-deoxy-manno-octulosonate cytidylyltransferase is translated as MKVLGIIPARYASSRFPGKPLVDIGGKSMIQRVYEQAKKCSGLSEVIVATDDDRIFNHVLAFGGVAVMTADTHQSGTDRCAEVALLHPEYDVIINIQGDEPFIDPEQISKLAACFTDKETQLATLIKRIKTEEELFNTNSPKVVVNKLSEAVYFSRSALPHIRGQEPENWLEFYTFFKHIGIYGYRADILQQITKLSVSSLEKAESLEQLRWIENGYRIKVAETELETYAVDVPEDLLKLKF